GCAGGCACGGAGGCCTGCGCCACCGATGCAACGGGTGGGGCCGGCCTCCGTGCCGGCCGCGATGCCGGAGCGAAGTCATCAGAGCCGCGCTATGAGCGGCTTTGCCGAGCGCTCACTCGATGCGGCGGATCTGGTGGCCGTCGAAGACGTATAGGCGGCCGGTTACGGGATCGACCGCCAGCTCCGAGGCGTTGCGGAACCTGGCGTCGCTCCCCGTGCCATCCGCGATGCCGGCAAGCGGCCCGCCGGCAAGCGTGGACACCTGCCCCTGCGGGGTAATCTTGCGGATCCGTCCGCCTTCGGGGACGTAGAGGTTTCCGAAAGGATCGAAAGCAAGGTCGTTTGCAGTCCCGAACTTCGCCGTCCCGGCCTCACCGTCCTGGTAGCCTTCCTCACCCGAGCCCGCGTACGGCGTGGTCGAACCGTCGCCGGCGATCGTGACGATCTTGTTGGCGATGGTGCCGTACAGGACGTCACGGGGCCCGACGGCCAGAGCCCTGAAGAGGAGAGTACTCAGCTGCGACACGGTCCCGGTCGCCGAAACCTTGTACGTGCCGTAGCGGCCGCTGGCATAGACATTGCCGGCGGAATCGGCCGCGACCGTACCGAGATTCTCGTCGCCGACCGCAAACGGCGCCGGGATCGCCCTTGAGCGCATCCAGCCCAGCCAGATTCACGGTGCAGGCCGTGATCGAGCCGACGATCGCCGGCAGCACCGCTCAAAAGCCGGGCCACCTGGGCATCCAGCATCCCCCCTGAATCGACTAAACTGGACGTACCGTTGCTACTGTACCCCTGCGCCGGGGGCTTGCTTCAGCTCTGCCGCAATCCTGCGGCCCAGGCTCGTGATGCGCCGCATCGGCGTCGAGGCTTCACCAGGCGTCTTTCGATACGACCTGCCGGATCCAGTATCGGAGAAACGTGTCGGCGATCTCGTACTCGTTCCCCTCGCGGCAATGTACGAGCTCTTTGGCCTTCAACCGGGACAGGGCGCCCTGGACGGACGAAGCGGGGCCCAGGAGGTTTTCACGCCGGTATCGCTCGCCGAACACGTCGCCGCCGGCCTTCGCGAGCGCGATCAGGACCGCCTTCTGGCCCTGCGAGAGGCCTTCCCAGATAGCCGTGTAATGCGCGTCTTCGGCCGCAATGACCCTGGTGAGTGCGGTCTCCACCGCGGCCAGCGTCGGCTCCTGATCGGTCGCCTTGCACAGCGACCAGGTGAAGTGGGCGAGCTGTTGCGTGTCATTGGGATGGCAGGCGGTGATTCCCAGCGTTCTATCGAGGGCTTCCGGGCCGATCGCCATTCCGGTCGCGCCAAACCGCTCCCGGATGAAGGCAGCGAAATCCGCCCGGTCGAGCGGCCGCAGCGGGACGGGTTTGGCCGATTTGTACAGGGGCTCGGCGACCTTGTTGAATAGGTCGTTCATCAGGTGGAACCTGCTCCCGAGGAACACGTGAGCCACTTCCGGCTGGTGCTGGAACACAGACCGCATCAGTCCCGGCAGCTCGGTTCCGATCGACAGTATCTCCTGGAACTCGTCGATCACGATGGCCACCCGTGCGCGCCTCTCTCGGGCGATCTTCGCCGGGAGTTCGAAGAGTACCTCCAGATCCCGGTCGTGATCGGCTTCCGTCCCGGCGGGCATGAGTTCCAGCGTCGGGGTGCCGTCAGGCCCGAGGGAGAGCCGGGGCGTCACTGAAAGCCCCTTGAAGGCATCGACCACAGCCTGAAGTCTCTGCCTGGCCGGTGAGAGAAAACCTGCGTGGAGCGACTTGGCGAGCCGCTGGACCAGCGCAGCCTTCGAGGGAACACCGAAGAGGTCCAGGTATGCCACCAGGACACCCTGCTTGCGAAGGCGCTCTATCACCATGAGAATGAGCGAGGTCTTCCCGTAGCGGCGAGGCGAGATCACCACGATGTTCTGGCCGCTGCCCAGGTCGCTCTCGAGTTCCGCGAGCTCTCGCTCGCGATTTGTGAAGAACTGCCCGGAGACCAGCTCCCCGTACCGGAACGGATTGTCCGTCATCTTACGACCTCTTACGTTACGATCTTTTGCGTAACGTAGGATAACGTAGACTGGGCTTGCTGGCGAGACGTTCCATTCCTCCGCGGCCTGCACCAGGGAGGCGGCGCTCCGGGGGACCAAGAGAGACCTAGGTGCTCCGCCACCCGCCTTTCTTGCTCAAACCGCCTCTCACGGGTTCCTGCAGCTACCGATAACCGCGGAGCACACTCTCGAAGTGGCCCTCCTGCCGCAAATCCACAAGAATCCCTACGATCGAATCCTCGTCGCGCAAGCGAGAATCGAAAGAATGACCCTCGTCACGCGCGACGATACTGTTCTTCGGTACCCGGTCGCGACGCCTCGCGCATGAAAATGCTCACTCCACGCGGCGGACGAAGCTGCTGTCGGAGACGTAGAGCCTTCCGGAATGCCAGTCATAGGCGAGGTTCCCGCCGTAGAACCTTGCCGCGAGGCCCTGGCCGTCCGCGTGGCCGGGAATGCCACCCGCCACGGTCGATACCTCGCCGTCGGTGCCGACCTTGCGGAGCCGTGTTCTGGAGTCGCCACCATTTCCGATTCCATCCATTAGGAACAAGTTGCCGAACGCATCGAAGGCGATGGAACTGACGCCCCCGAACTTGGCGGACGCCTTGGGTCCGTCGGCGTAACCCGCTTCGCCCGAGCCGGCATACACGGTCGCGGTACCGTCCGTAGCCACCCTGTAGACCTTGTAGTTGCCGAAGCAATAGAGGTCGCCCCCGGGATCGAGAGCCATGGGACCGCAGAGCCTGGAAGCGACGTGTGCCACCGCCCCGTCCTGGCCGATGCGCTTGAGATCGCCGCCAGGGACGGTACAGTAGAGTTCGCCCGTCGCCGTCGCGAGGAGGTGACCTGGGCTCGGAATGCCCTCGGACGGCACCAGGGCCGTGGAATAGCCGTCCGACCTGAACTTGCGAATTCGGCCCATGTCGGGCTCCGAGACATACAGCGAGCCCGACCCGTCGCGAGCGATGCTCCCGAGGGAGTAGAAACCCACGTCGGAAGCAGGCATGGCCTCGTTGCTCCCGCAGCAACGGCCGCCGGCGTATGTGCTCACGACCCCTTCCGGCGTGATCTTCCGGACGTTGAGCCTGCTCCACCCGCCTTGCGTGAGAAATAGCGTGCCGGCGCCGTCGGAGACGATCCCTCCGCCGACGAAGCGAGCCTGCTCGAGCGAGCCGTTGACCTGGTCGCTTCCGGCGACCGTCGACAGGTTGCCCTGGGCGTCGCGCTTGCGGATCCGGGCGTTACCGCTGTCGGTCACGAGCAGGTTGCCCGCGCCGTCGGGCACGATGGCGAACGCCCGATGGATCTCCCACCCCTGGGGACTCAGCAACCTGGTAAACGTGCCGTCAGAAGCAATCTTCCCGTGCTCATAGTCCGACGCGTAGTAGATGGTCCCGTCGGAGTCGACGAAGAGGCCGTACACGCCCCCGTTGGTCGACCTTACCGTTGTCACGTTGCCCGCGGTGTCGATCTTTCGAATGCGAGCCTGCTGTTCCCCTACGTATAGCGTGCCGTCGGCTGCCCGGGCCAGGGCGGATGGCACGCCGAACCTGGCAGCCGTGCCCTGCGCGTCCACGTAACCCTCTTCGTCCGAACCCGCGATCACGGTGATGTTCCGTGCCGTGTCAACCTTGTAGACGCGCCGGGCGCGGCTGCTTGCGACGTACAAGTTGCCGTCGCCGTCGACGGCGATGCCTTGCGGAGTATCGACCCCGGCATAGGCCGAGACGCTGCCATCGGGCGCGATCTTCCGAATGCCGATGTAGCCCCAGTTGCCCTCGCCGACGAACAGGTTGCCGGTCGCGTCGCGGGCGATGCACTCGATACCCCAGAAGCGCGCCTCGGTAGCCGGACCGTTCGCGTTTCCAACTTCCTGCCCGCCCGCGATCGTCGTGACGATGCCACCCGGAGTCATCTTGCGCACCCTGAAGTTGTCGCCGATGTAAAGGTCGCCAGTATTCGGATCCCGGACCATTCCCGTGGGGTAGTAGAACCGTGCGGCGAGACCGGCGCCATCCACCGTCGGATAGCCGCCCGCGTAGGTCGACACGTCGCCCTGGATCCGAATCTTCGGCTTGAGGCTCGCGGTCGTGACTTGGCTGCGCACGACGTCGATATCGGCCGTGGCCTCGGCCAGGACCGGGTCGGAGGCCAGGTTGGGCTGGGAGGCCCTGTAGGCGCGGGCTCGCAGTTCCAGGCCGGTTTCGGCCTTCACGCGCAGGCTGGCCGTGGCCGTCGCTGCGCCCGACTCCCGGGCGACGAGGGTCTCCGCCACCTGGGCGTCGTCGGCCTTGCGGGCCAGGCGCAAGTGCAGGGAGTTGGCCGCTTGCGGCAGGGCCTGTGTGGAGTAGCGGGCGAGATCGC
This genomic window from Candidatus Tanganyikabacteria bacterium contains:
- a CDS encoding PIN domain-containing protein, which produces MQLPITAEHTLEVALLPQIHKNPYDRILVAQARIERMTLVTRDDTVLRYPVATPRA